A section of the Cuniculiplasma divulgatum genome encodes:
- a CDS encoding ABC transporter ATP-binding protein, whose amino-acid sequence MAQYRLRWLLGTTIEVRDLEFTYDNGFKVFTDINLVAESGKFVALVGPSGVGKSTLLRLIGGFLKPSSGEVRLQGKRILRPTPQAVLVHQSIVTFPWMTAIENVMLALKPRRLPKDEARDMALVALETVGLQGFEDLYPKEMSGGMRQRVAVARALVADPQVLLMDEPFAHLDELTAEGLRQDIYNILFNENTPLKSVVMVSHNLTEVMELADVIYVINGSPATVVARVDVTLARPRNPRDPEFDRYLDRLYNYLTPRGRNK is encoded by the coding sequence ATCGCTCAATACCGGTTAAGGTGGTTACTTGGAACAACGATTGAGGTTAGGGACCTCGAATTCACTTATGATAACGGGTTTAAGGTTTTCACGGACATCAACCTTGTCGCTGAATCCGGTAAGTTTGTAGCTCTTGTTGGCCCATCCGGGGTCGGGAAGTCCACACTTCTCAGGCTTATTGGCGGTTTCCTGAAGCCAAGTTCAGGGGAAGTCAGGCTGCAGGGGAAGAGGATATTGCGGCCAACTCCTCAGGCGGTACTTGTCCATCAATCGATTGTAACATTTCCCTGGATGACAGCAATTGAGAACGTTATGCTTGCTCTAAAGCCAAGAAGGCTCCCGAAAGATGAGGCAAGGGATATGGCTCTTGTAGCTCTTGAGACTGTTGGGCTGCAAGGTTTTGAGGATCTTTACCCCAAGGAAATGAGCGGGGGCATGCGCCAGAGAGTGGCAGTGGCCAGGGCCCTTGTTGCAGATCCCCAGGTCCTGCTGATGGATGAGCCGTTCGCACATCTTGATGAGCTTACGGCAGAGGGTCTCAGGCAGGATATTTACAATATCCTGTTCAATGAAAACACACCCCTCAAGAGCGTTGTGATGGTTTCGCACAATCTCACTGAAGTAATGGAACTTGCAGACGTGATTTACGTCATTAACGGGTCGCCAGCCACCGTTGTGGCCAGGGTGGATGTGACACTTGCAAGGCCACGCAATCCACGGGATCCTGAATTTGACAGGTACCTGGACAGGCTCTACAATTACCTTACACCCAGGGGGAGGAACAAATGA
- a CDS encoding CaiB/BaiF CoA-transferase family protein, with product MIKVLEIGHIVAGPTAGLILSDLGYDVIKIERPGDGDIARRLTGSSSGAFPFYNRNKKSLTVDMSSEEGKKVFLNLAEQSGVIIDNLGYGAMDRLGLSYQVISKRNPKIIYLSMKGYGKGVYEKRKSLDYPIEVHSGLAYMTGLSGKPMRVGGSLVDMSAAMFGVIAVLNAMIEMRESGVGKYIDIGLFESSVFLMGQHIATYQINQRELKPINEEGFAWAIYDFFPTREGRSLFIAVTTDNQWRDFCNGLELGVCGDASLDRNEKRFEKRDMLYRLISEKTSKIAIGDLMNRLEKMNIAFAVLNKPWDMLNDPQASAKMVTETYENRTIRVPVTPTGGIMRGNPPGLGENTDEILQNLGYSSKEIQEMKMKGVI from the coding sequence ATGATAAAGGTTCTTGAGATAGGGCATATTGTTGCAGGACCAACCGCAGGTCTCATTCTCTCAGACCTGGGCTACGATGTCATAAAGATTGAGAGGCCAGGCGATGGGGACATTGCCAGAAGGCTCACCGGATCCAGTTCCGGTGCATTCCCTTTCTATAACAGAAACAAGAAGAGCCTTACAGTTGATATGTCATCCGAGGAGGGGAAGAAGGTTTTCCTGAATCTTGCAGAACAATCTGGAGTCATAATTGATAATCTCGGGTACGGGGCAATGGACAGGCTTGGTCTTTCATACCAGGTGATTTCAAAACGCAACCCGAAGATCATATATCTTTCAATGAAGGGCTATGGCAAAGGCGTTTACGAAAAAAGGAAATCGCTGGACTACCCCATTGAAGTCCACTCCGGGCTTGCATACATGACAGGACTGTCCGGAAAGCCCATGAGGGTGGGTGGCTCCCTTGTGGACATGAGTGCCGCCATGTTCGGTGTCATTGCAGTGCTGAACGCAATGATTGAAATGAGGGAAAGCGGCGTGGGAAAATACATCGATATTGGGCTGTTCGAAAGCTCAGTTTTCCTCATGGGCCAGCACATTGCAACATATCAGATCAACCAGAGGGAACTCAAGCCCATCAATGAAGAGGGCTTTGCCTGGGCTATTTATGATTTCTTTCCTACCAGAGAGGGCCGCTCTCTCTTCATAGCAGTCACCACAGACAACCAGTGGAGGGATTTCTGCAACGGCCTGGAACTTGGAGTATGTGGTGATGCTTCCCTTGACCGTAACGAAAAAAGGTTCGAGAAGAGGGATATGCTATACAGGCTCATTTCAGAAAAGACCTCCAAAATAGCCATTGGCGATCTCATGAACCGACTTGAGAAAATGAACATAGCCTTTGCGGTACTAAACAAACCATGGGATATGCTGAACGATCCCCAGGCTTCTGCCAAAATGGTAACCGAGACCTATGAAAACAGGACTATCCGTGTTCCCGTTACCCCTACAGGAGGCATAATGAGAGGCAATCCACCTGGCCTAGGTGAAAACACAGACGAAATTTTACAGAATCTGGGATACAGTTCAAAGGAAATTCAGGAAATGAAGATGAAAGGCGTTATCTGA
- a CDS encoding ABC transporter permease subunit, with protein sequence MIPLLLMFLAVLATAGRVLGLMLASVVVGWFLGYQAVKSKAFENVFIAAIEVFESVPVISFFPIVLALFVLGVGGPLGVELAADFLVFTAVVWNIWMGEYQAFKTVPREMLEVSQNFRFGLLDRLRYIYIPFSVPRISANLFPSVSDGFFYITVSEVFAVGIHTYRTFGVGTLLDTYISQALWTYVLETFIVLGIVIVLVIIGLREFSKRAVAKYTLDTDMPIVRRGRLNVRESIRFTAMASVNPLNRLAKYNMDRRRRRGTEQDKYYEEPHTKNYGYIWAGVGILILALLLYGAYHIVSSVSVAEWGTLLRMTPTLLLDLLYDYARVAIITVVAFVFSIFVGYYFAMNSRAESIGVPVIQGFSAYPVPTYFPFVFLAAVPFLNSIFGQYTSDVFVLFLGFISTFYYVFYSFWMGVKAMPSEYLEIMDNLNLGFFQKMRLIIMPSTFPYLISGISSTINSAWGGLMIGEFWPDIAGGHSLEVAHGLMKTIDVATNNGNLAVAAWASLIFGIVVAIYSLVFTRRMMDLARKKYVAEEGIYSA encoded by the coding sequence ATGATTCCACTGCTGCTCATGTTTCTCGCCGTGCTAGCCACTGCAGGAAGAGTACTTGGTCTCATGCTGGCTTCGGTGGTCGTGGGCTGGTTTCTCGGATATCAAGCGGTCAAGAGCAAGGCATTCGAGAATGTATTTATTGCAGCAATTGAAGTCTTTGAATCTGTTCCGGTAATTTCATTCTTTCCAATTGTGCTGGCGCTGTTTGTGCTGGGAGTTGGCGGTCCCCTCGGAGTTGAGCTTGCAGCGGATTTCCTTGTATTCACTGCTGTAGTATGGAATATATGGATGGGTGAATATCAGGCTTTCAAGACGGTTCCCAGGGAAATGCTTGAAGTTTCGCAGAACTTCAGGTTCGGACTTCTTGACAGGTTAAGATATATATACATTCCATTTTCAGTCCCCAGGATATCGGCAAATCTTTTTCCAAGCGTTTCTGATGGGTTCTTTTACATAACAGTAAGCGAGGTATTTGCTGTGGGCATTCATACATACAGGACATTTGGTGTGGGGACTCTCCTGGATACTTATATCTCACAGGCCCTCTGGACGTATGTGTTGGAGACATTCATCGTCCTGGGAATAGTCATTGTCCTGGTCATAATCGGGCTCCGTGAATTCAGCAAGAGGGCTGTGGCGAAATACACTCTCGATACAGATATGCCAATAGTCAGGCGGGGACGGCTGAACGTGCGTGAATCCATCAGGTTCACCGCCATGGCCTCAGTGAACCCTCTCAACAGGCTTGCAAAATACAACATGGACCGTAGAAGAAGAAGGGGCACAGAACAGGATAAGTATTATGAGGAACCGCATACAAAGAATTATGGCTATATCTGGGCTGGCGTCGGCATACTGATACTTGCACTTCTTCTGTACGGCGCCTATCACATAGTAAGTTCGGTATCTGTGGCAGAATGGGGAACTCTGCTAAGGATGACGCCAACACTTCTCCTTGACCTTCTTTACGACTATGCACGTGTTGCAATAATAACTGTGGTTGCTTTTGTATTCTCAATATTCGTCGGATATTATTTCGCAATGAACTCAAGGGCAGAATCAATAGGTGTTCCTGTAATCCAGGGATTCAGTGCGTATCCGGTTCCAACTTATTTCCCATTCGTATTCCTCGCCGCAGTGCCGTTCCTGAACAGCATCTTCGGACAGTACACCAGTGATGTATTCGTCCTGTTCCTTGGTTTTATAAGCACATTTTACTATGTGTTCTACAGCTTCTGGATGGGTGTCAAGGCAATGCCTTCCGAGTACCTTGAAATCATGGACAACCTGAACCTTGGCTTCTTCCAGAAAATGCGCTTGATCATCATGCCGTCAACATTCCCGTATCTTATCAGCGGTATCTCGTCAACCATCAACAGTGCTTGGGGTGGCTTGATGATAGGTGAATTCTGGCCAGATATAGCAGGTGGTCATAGTCTGGAGGTAGCACACGGCCTCATGAAGACAATCGATGTTGCAACAAACAACGGAAATCTGGCAGTAGCGGCCTGGGCATCCCTGATTTTCGGCATAGTGGTGGCTATCTATTCCCTGGTATTCACAAGAAGGATGATGGACCTTGCAAGAAAGAAATACGTTGCAGAGGAAGGCATATACTCGGCCTGA
- a CDS encoding 3-isopropylmalate dehydratase, with amino-acid sequence MGRIFVFGDDIDTDVIAPGGYLHLRIEEVKKHCMEAIYPDFWKDVAKGDIIIAGKNFGTGSSREQAPVVLMELGISLILATSFARIFFRNAVNVGLPIGTITGPLNLKAGDIAEIYLEKGELIRAADHKAIRFKAPSGALADILSEGGIIQHTLKKLGKLPDDKH; translated from the coding sequence ATGGGCAGGATTTTTGTCTTTGGAGATGACATAGATACCGATGTCATCGCTCCCGGAGGGTATCTTCATCTGAGAATAGAAGAGGTGAAGAAGCATTGCATGGAGGCCATATATCCAGACTTCTGGAAGGACGTGGCAAAGGGGGATATCATAATTGCAGGGAAAAATTTTGGAACCGGTTCCTCCAGGGAGCAGGCTCCAGTGGTACTGATGGAACTTGGAATTTCCCTGATACTTGCCACAAGCTTTGCAAGAATTTTTTTCAGAAATGCAGTAAACGTTGGACTTCCAATAGGAACAATAACTGGGCCTTTGAATCTGAAAGCAGGGGATATTGCCGAAATTTATCTGGAGAAAGGGGAATTAATCCGTGCAGCCGACCATAAGGCCATCAGGTTCAAAGCACCTTCCGGCGCTCTGGCAGATATACTGTCAGAAGGCGGAATAATACAACATACTCTGAAGAAGCTGGGAAAATTGCCTGATGATAAACATTGA
- a CDS encoding helix-turn-helix domain-containing protein: MFYCEIKINSNCGLSKLSDVLETPVNVSYVNPMSRGQNLVLSYARTDLSPEKIDFQSRDIINRNIYGVGKFMIMNSVKRGHGIIHSIVDGGGFPIFPVVIGSGIENVACIVSSREKCEPIIHNIEKMNHIDDFTISRLRQEDLASLMNRNYIPLYGQLTTMELEILRSAVSNGYYQWPREYNLDDISKRFNIRKPTVLYHLRNAEKKILGLMFR; the protein is encoded by the coding sequence ATGTTCTATTGTGAGATCAAGATCAACAGCAACTGTGGACTCTCTAAACTTTCGGATGTACTGGAAACCCCGGTAAACGTCTCCTATGTGAATCCAATGTCCAGAGGCCAGAATCTTGTTCTTTCCTATGCAAGAACCGATCTCTCGCCTGAGAAGATTGATTTTCAATCGCGCGATATTATCAATAGAAATATTTATGGAGTTGGCAAATTCATGATTATGAATTCTGTCAAGCGGGGACATGGAATAATACATTCAATTGTGGACGGAGGCGGATTTCCAATTTTTCCCGTGGTGATTGGATCAGGTATAGAGAATGTAGCTTGCATTGTTTCAAGCAGGGAAAAGTGTGAACCAATTATCCACAACATAGAAAAGATGAATCATATTGACGATTTCACCATCTCAAGACTCAGACAGGAGGACCTGGCTTCCCTGATGAACAGAAATTATATTCCCCTGTATGGGCAGCTCACAACAATGGAACTGGAGATACTGAGGTCAGCCGTGAGCAACGGCTATTATCAGTGGCCAAGAGAATACAATCTTGATGATATATCAAAGCGTTTTAACATAAGAAAACCCACGGTCCTGTATCATCTCAGGAATGCGGAAAAGAAAATCCTCGGGTTGATGTTTCGCTGA
- a CDS encoding (Fe-S)-binding protein codes for MDEKAVMKELPAVRKLVYGNLMETYLPFPVDMKASSRWAVEADVPRNTDTIIFTSHMYQMGSMFKNYEKYIPLFTKLGGSKMIASVGSRLIKTDKSEAERSTRILKNIYSMLLKSGIKCGYLYEDEPYSGSLLLELGFVDEFMEYGRKLLSLFKSRGVKNIYTVDPHTTNSLTNLKKMIGFDIKSTPYLNAISGTNGSGKFVLHDSCLYSRFLGMYDDVRLVAKNAGIELLEDPDVTGKSTSFCCGGPIGPVNAEISSKVASLRVKQLNTVSDTILVVCPLCYENLSEFGNVKDIAEVMA; via the coding sequence ATGGATGAAAAGGCTGTTATGAAAGAGCTTCCTGCTGTCCGGAAGCTTGTATACGGGAACCTTATGGAAACGTACCTTCCTTTCCCTGTTGATATGAAAGCAAGCAGCAGATGGGCTGTTGAGGCTGACGTCCCACGTAATACTGACACCATAATTTTCACATCACATATGTATCAGATGGGGAGCATGTTTAAAAATTATGAGAAATACATTCCCCTGTTCACAAAACTTGGAGGGTCCAAAATGATAGCCTCAGTTGGATCACGGTTAATCAAAACAGATAAATCAGAGGCTGAAAGATCAACCAGAATACTGAAAAATATCTACTCAATGCTGCTCAAGTCAGGCATAAAGTGTGGATACCTTTACGAGGATGAGCCTTACAGCGGTTCTCTGCTGCTTGAACTGGGATTTGTTGATGAGTTCATGGAGTACGGAAGAAAACTACTTTCCCTCTTCAAGTCAAGGGGTGTTAAGAATATATACACCGTTGACCCGCATACAACCAACAGCCTGACAAATCTCAAGAAAATGATAGGATTTGACATTAAATCCACGCCTTACCTCAATGCCATCAGCGGCACAAATGGGTCTGGAAAGTTCGTTCTTCATGATTCCTGTCTGTATTCCAGATTTCTGGGCATGTATGACGATGTGCGGCTGGTAGCAAAGAACGCCGGAATTGAACTCCTTGAAGATCCTGATGTTACGGGGAAGTCAACCTCCTTCTGCTGTGGCGGACCCATCGGCCCAGTCAATGCAGAAATAAGCAGTAAGGTTGCAAGTCTGAGGGTAAAGCAGCTCAACACCGTTTCAGACACCATCCTGGTAGTCTGCCCACTATGTTATGAAAACCTGTCTGAATTCGGAAATGTGAAAGACATAGCTGAGGTGATGGCATGA
- a CDS encoding lactate utilization protein B encodes MNWTDVADLVIKGNNREVEHVLKNYPYIPAIAEDLRKKKLQVLEDLPRYIQETMKNVEKLGGHAYLARDADEARKIIGKIVSTKKTVVFSKSNVAYEIGLREFLQETGNDAWETDLGEYLVQLQNGWPAHIVAPAIDLTREDAATLVSRIDKNITKDSKIEDIVAAVRKFLMDKYIKADVGITGANAVAADSGSIALVENEGNIRIDSVLPQTHISVTGIDKIVPTLPDALNEIYVQSAYAGLFPPTYINITSGPSSTGDIELKRVSPATGPKDFHLVLIDNGRLNASRDEKIKEALLCIKCGRCYLACPVYRAIGKEWISTKSPYGGPTGVMWNYITNNDPWPASFCMHSGGCSEVCPMKIDIPTVIREIKSRGNRTLS; translated from the coding sequence ATGAACTGGACAGATGTGGCAGACCTGGTGATAAAAGGGAACAACAGGGAAGTTGAACATGTACTGAAGAATTATCCGTATATTCCAGCCATAGCTGAAGATCTCAGGAAAAAGAAGCTTCAGGTCCTCGAGGATCTCCCCAGGTACATTCAGGAAACCATGAAAAATGTGGAGAAACTTGGCGGTCATGCATATCTGGCCAGGGATGCAGATGAAGCCCGCAAAATAATAGGCAAAATTGTCAGTACAAAGAAAACTGTCGTGTTCTCAAAGTCAAACGTTGCCTATGAGATAGGGCTCAGAGAATTCCTTCAGGAAACTGGAAATGATGCATGGGAGACTGATCTGGGAGAATATCTTGTTCAGTTGCAGAACGGATGGCCTGCACATATCGTTGCACCTGCAATTGATCTTACAAGAGAGGATGCTGCTACCCTGGTTTCCAGGATTGACAAAAACATCACAAAAGATTCGAAGATTGAAGATATTGTGGCTGCAGTTAGGAAATTTCTCATGGATAAATACATAAAAGCCGACGTTGGAATAACAGGAGCAAACGCTGTAGCAGCAGATTCGGGTTCCATAGCGCTTGTTGAAAACGAGGGAAACATAAGGATCGATTCAGTACTTCCCCAGACCCACATTTCTGTTACTGGCATTGACAAGATCGTTCCAACTCTTCCAGACGCACTGAATGAGATCTATGTGCAGTCAGCTTATGCCGGGTTATTTCCGCCAACATACATCAATATCACTTCCGGTCCCAGCTCCACGGGCGATATTGAGTTGAAACGTGTATCTCCAGCCACTGGCCCCAAGGATTTTCACCTTGTGCTCATTGACAACGGGAGGCTGAATGCCAGCAGGGATGAAAAGATCAAGGAAGCACTGCTCTGTATCAAATGCGGGAGATGCTACCTGGCATGCCCGGTATACAGAGCCATTGGAAAGGAATGGATATCCACAAAATCTCCCTACGGGGGACCCACTGGAGTAATGTGGAATTACATCACAAACAACGATCCATGGCCTGCTTCATTCTGCATGCATTCCGGTGGATGCTCCGAAGTGTGTCCAATGAAGATTGACATTCCAACGGTGATCAGGGAGATAAAGTCCCGCGGAAACCGAACGCTATCATGA
- a CDS encoding AAA-associated domain-containing protein — MESIEPDARIADLVGILYVLSFIFKEKTDLFELEKEMEVDLDDLMPIVYTASTLGFVDATEGDISVTQKGREYIASSLKKRKEILRQSIAGVEPFKTALKLGKFEIEDLYDELKKEGIQTYNNPSGKRDLEIILIEWGLYSGLIKKDDEDFIVQTVK; from the coding sequence ATGGAGAGCATAGAACCAGATGCAAGAATTGCCGATTTAGTAGGAATACTCTATGTGCTGAGCTTCATTTTCAAGGAAAAAACGGACCTTTTTGAACTGGAAAAGGAAATGGAGGTAGATCTTGATGATCTCATGCCCATCGTGTACACCGCTTCCACCCTGGGCTTTGTGGATGCAACAGAGGGAGACATCTCTGTAACGCAGAAAGGCAGGGAATACATAGCTTCGAGCCTCAAGAAAAGAAAGGAGATACTGAGGCAGTCAATAGCTGGCGTAGAGCCCTTCAAGACTGCCTTGAAACTGGGCAAGTTTGAGATTGAAGATCTGTATGATGAACTGAAGAAGGAGGGCATACAGACCTATAACAATCCATCTGGCAAGAGAGACCTGGAGATAATACTCATAGAGTGGGGATTATATTCTGGACTCATCAAGAAAGACGATGAGGATTTTATTGTCCAGACCGTAAAATGA
- a CDS encoding aconitase/3-isopropylmalate dehydratase large subunit family protein: protein MRSKGKSAIEKVFSRLTSKDARSGDFLWASPDMVYVHDVLGPMMLDSYRKLGNPPLKYRGRTLFVYDHIFPPKDSASANNILSMKDFASLNGVESIPAGEGIEHTLLIERGDITPGMFVVGSDSHTVTAGANGAFGAGLGSTDLACLLASGETWFMVPETILFRLSGKFNRFVTGKDVILNIISRIGVDGANYRCMEFRTESGTHLDMDERLAIANMTVEAGAKTCFLPPDVSQEKLMEIQSDEDARISEELSVDLSSIEPEIAAPYSPGNVKRLSDLQGTRVNQVYIGNCANGTLTDLKEAAEILKHNHVRGDVTMIVVPATRSIYSKALDLGLIKIFLDSGAVVSPPTCGACAGLHMGVLGHDQVCISNTNRNFRGRMGDPTSKVYLANSYVAAAAAVEGKIVNPLEVF, encoded by the coding sequence ATGAGGAGCAAAGGAAAAAGTGCCATAGAAAAAGTATTCTCAAGGTTAACTTCCAAAGATGCCCGCTCAGGGGATTTCTTGTGGGCAAGTCCAGATATGGTCTATGTACATGACGTACTTGGGCCAATGATGCTGGATTCATACCGGAAACTTGGTAACCCTCCATTAAAATACAGAGGGAGAACACTATTCGTGTATGATCATATCTTTCCGCCAAAGGACTCTGCCAGCGCCAATAACATCCTGTCCATGAAAGATTTCGCTTCCCTGAATGGAGTTGAGAGTATCCCAGCCGGAGAGGGAATAGAGCACACTCTACTCATTGAACGAGGCGATATTACACCGGGAATGTTTGTGGTGGGGTCCGATTCCCACACCGTTACCGCTGGGGCCAACGGTGCTTTCGGTGCAGGGCTGGGTTCAACTGATCTTGCCTGTCTTCTTGCAAGTGGGGAAACATGGTTTATGGTTCCGGAAACTATTCTTTTCAGATTGAGTGGAAAATTTAACCGGTTTGTCACAGGTAAGGATGTTATTCTCAACATAATTTCCAGGATCGGCGTTGACGGTGCAAATTATCGCTGCATGGAATTCAGAACTGAGAGCGGGACACATCTTGATATGGACGAAAGGCTAGCCATAGCGAACATGACCGTGGAAGCAGGCGCAAAGACATGCTTTCTTCCGCCTGATGTGAGCCAGGAAAAACTGATGGAGATTCAGAGTGATGAGGATGCCAGAATCTCTGAGGAACTTTCTGTGGACCTTTCGTCAATTGAACCTGAGATTGCCGCCCCTTATTCCCCAGGTAACGTGAAACGCCTATCAGATCTGCAGGGCACCAGAGTCAACCAGGTATATATTGGCAACTGTGCCAACGGGACCCTGACTGATCTCAAGGAAGCAGCTGAAATATTGAAACACAACCATGTAAGAGGGGACGTCACTATGATCGTAGTGCCGGCAACGAGAAGCATCTACAGCAAAGCCCTGGATCTTGGACTGATCAAGATATTCCTGGATAGTGGAGCTGTAGTTTCTCCCCCCACGTGCGGGGCATGTGCCGGCCTGCACATGGGTGTGCTCGGTCATGATCAGGTATGCATCTCCAATACAAACAGGAATTTCAGGGGAAGAATGGGCGATCCCACCAGCAAAGTGTATCTTGCAAATTCCTATGTTGCTGCAGCAGCTGCCGTGGAAGGCAAGATTGTGAACCCCCTGGAGGTGTTCTAA
- a CDS encoding MFS transporter — MVEDTKGDTSRENIAGRLERLPFSSFHTKFALMLTSGEWAESLMLLGNGAILGLVATYYHLTGNLSTFAFPAFFFAGEFVGSIVFGRLADARGRRAVFLINQLVFGLGMIIAGFMNSWPLIGIFVLIGGIGVGGEFPLVDSYGTEVFTGKNRGAWLALIYTIAVTAAPLIIFITSITQHMGYYSFRIPLWFMGAAGIVVWLIRFRLKESPRWLANHGKLEEAETMMDKIEAEVKKSAGLKELPPVTDTLEVPVRVSKYKDIFAPDVRKTTIMMAIFMFFQSGIFYGFVTFAPGLVTVSFPKSDPLGAAAVIFSGFVFGSIFNIFIIDKIERKWGIILFAVLGGVFGTFFAIIHGLDEVVIFGFLTAFMLWNFSNFMHQYNAEIFPTRVRTTAAGFVYSISRISTTILVLFIAVFIGSKNAPGIFAFVWILVVIVSVVLIVLGPKSTRKYVEQIAN; from the coding sequence ATGGTAGAAGACACTAAGGGCGATACCAGTAGAGAAAATATAGCTGGCAGACTCGAGAGATTGCCTTTTAGCAGTTTCCACACAAAATTCGCGCTCATGCTCACCAGTGGAGAATGGGCTGAGAGTTTGATGCTTCTGGGAAACGGGGCTATTCTTGGTCTGGTGGCGACATATTATCATCTGACCGGTAATCTGTCAACATTTGCTTTTCCCGCATTTTTCTTTGCGGGAGAGTTTGTGGGCTCAATAGTTTTCGGTAGACTCGCGGATGCAAGGGGAAGAAGAGCGGTATTCCTGATCAACCAGCTTGTATTTGGTCTTGGAATGATAATTGCTGGTTTCATGAATTCGTGGCCTCTGATTGGAATCTTTGTGTTGATTGGAGGTATAGGTGTTGGAGGAGAATTTCCACTTGTTGACAGCTATGGAACTGAAGTTTTCACGGGTAAGAACAGGGGTGCCTGGCTTGCATTGATATACACAATAGCAGTCACTGCTGCCCCACTGATCATATTCATAACTTCAATCACACAACACATGGGATATTATTCATTCAGGATTCCTCTCTGGTTCATGGGAGCTGCAGGTATTGTTGTATGGCTCATAAGATTCAGGCTGAAGGAGTCCCCCAGGTGGCTGGCAAATCATGGAAAGCTTGAGGAAGCAGAAACCATGATGGATAAGATAGAAGCCGAGGTCAAGAAAAGTGCAGGACTCAAAGAGCTTCCACCTGTAACTGATACGCTTGAAGTGCCAGTTCGTGTATCAAAATACAAGGATATTTTTGCTCCAGACGTGCGGAAGACAACCATAATGATGGCAATTTTCATGTTCTTCCAGTCTGGCATCTTCTATGGCTTTGTGACATTTGCGCCCGGCCTTGTAACAGTGTCTTTCCCAAAAAGTGATCCTCTGGGAGCAGCCGCAGTGATATTCTCGGGCTTTGTATTCGGCAGCATATTCAACATATTCATAATCGACAAGATTGAAAGAAAGTGGGGAATAATCCTCTTTGCAGTACTTGGTGGAGTATTCGGAACATTCTTCGCTATCATACATGGGCTGGATGAGGTCGTCATATTCGGTTTCCTGACTGCCTTTATGCTGTGGAACTTCTCAAACTTCATGCACCAGTACAATGCAGAGATATTCCCAACAAGGGTAAGGACTACAGCTGCAGGCTTTGTTTACTCTATAAGCAGGATATCCACAACAATACTGGTGCTGTTCATAGCAGTATTCATAGGATCTAAGAATGCACCAGGAATATTCGCCTTCGTATGGATTCTGGTTGTGATTGTTTCAGTTGTTCTCATAGTTCTTGGTCCAAAGAGTACAAGAAAATATGTGGAACAGATAGCGAACTGA